One part of the Macaca mulatta isolate MMU2019108-1 chromosome 6, T2T-MMU8v2.0, whole genome shotgun sequence genome encodes these proteins:
- the LOC144329569 gene encoding uncharacterized protein LOC144329569 — MAVPESSGGGLRRSSPDKRLAESLFLSFHTRKRTGNRLPFRTEEERLRLPAIANLCQDGGRGVGLTSLYPTKMAAGGFRDALPQSSPRCQNRGGCRQSERGGRTESGCGRAPEQD, encoded by the coding sequence ATGGCAGTTCCAGAATCCTCTGGAGGCGGCCTCCGTAGATCGTCTCCGGACAAGAGGCTTGCTGAAAgcctatttctttcctttcacacTAGAAAACGCACAGGGAACCGTTTACCCTTCAGAACCGAGGAAGAACGGCTTAGGCTACCCGCGATCGCCAACCTTTGCCAAGATGGTGGCCGCGGGGTCGGGCTGACGTCACTGTACCCTACCAAGATGGCGGCGGGCGGCTTCCGGGACGCGCTTCCCCAATCGTCTCCAAGATGTCAGAACAGAGGCGGCTGCCGTCAGTCTGAGCGCGGCGGGAGGACAGAGAGTGGCTGTGGCCGAGCGCCCGAGCAGGACTAG